Within Chlorogloeopsis sp. ULAP01, the genomic segment TTGCTGCAAACTGGCAACATCACAGAGAAATACTTGCTGGAATTAATACCCCAGATTCGTGCAGAGTTGGTAGAAATTTATTGCCATCCTGAGTTATCAGGAGCGGGGGAAGTAGAACTTGCGGCATTATTAAGCAGTGGAGTGCGTGAAGTACTTGCTAGTCATGGCTTTGAACTCACTAACTATTATTTCCTGCCCGATCGCACTCTTTTAGATTAAGAAGTAATTAATAAATTGTTAATAAACCTTGTATGCAGCTAGAGACTGTCATTGTAAAATTCTAAAATTCTTGATTTTCTAGCTCATTTGGTAACTTTCACAATGAAGGCATTAATATTAGCCGCCGGTGTTGGGCGACGCTTGGGAATGAACGGGCAAATCCAACCCAAATGTTTGCTGAATTTTAACGGCAAATCACTACTAGAGCGCCATTTGAACTATCTGCGCGATTTGCAGGTAGATGAAGTAGCGATCGCTGTGGGTTACCAAGCAGAAAAAATCCAGGATCAAATTCAAGCATGGGGAGCACAAAAATGGGTTAGTACTGTTTATAATCCTGATTACACTCAAGGAAGTATCATCAGCCTTTGGGCGTTACGAGAACACCTTAAATCCGGTGAGCATCTTTTATTGATGGATGCAGATGTTTTGTATGATCGCCGAATCTTAGAAAGATTGGTGAAAACAAACATTTCCAACTCTTTCTTGCTGGATCAAGATTTTGAACAAGGAGAAGAACCAGTTAAGCTTTGTGTTCGAGATGGTTATTTGGTAGAGTTTCGCAAACAAATTGCCCCAGATTTAGCATATGATTTCGCAGGTGAATCAGTAGGGTTCTTTCGGTTTGAGGATGAAGTTGCCCTGCGTCTTGCCGAGCGTGCGGAACAATATGTTGCGAACCAGCGACATGAAGAACCTTATGAAGAAGTAATTCGGGATCTACTTTTAGAAACTCCGGAAGTATTTGGGTACGAAGATATCACTGGCTTATCTTGGATCGAAATTGATTTTCCAGAGGATATTAAACGTGCCGAGAACGAGATTTTACCTCAGTTAGGAGCATAGATGAAACAATTATCTGCACCTGTTGTCGCAAGTTCACAACCAAGCAAGTGCAATAAATTACGAGCATTACTAGAATCGCCTCAACTCGAATTCATCATGGAAGCCCACAATGGCATTAGCGCCCGGATTGTGGAAGAGGCTGGATTTAAGGGAATTTGGGCAAGTGGGTTAGCTTTGTCTGCTCAATTTGGCGTCAGAGACAATAATGAAGCTAGTTGGACACAAATTGTCGATATGCTAGAGTTTATGTCCGACATCACCCAAATTCCGATTTTGTTAGATGGAGATACGGGTTATGGTAACTTCAATAATATGCGACGTCTTGTCCGCAAGCTAGAACAAAGAGGTATAGCAGGAGTCTGTATCGAAGATAAGCTTTTCCCAAAAACCAACAGTTTTATCAATGGCAGCCGTCAACCTTTAGCTAATATCGATGAATTTTGC encodes:
- a CDS encoding phosphocholine cytidylyltransferase family protein yields the protein MKALILAAGVGRRLGMNGQIQPKCLLNFNGKSLLERHLNYLRDLQVDEVAIAVGYQAEKIQDQIQAWGAQKWVSTVYNPDYTQGSIISLWALREHLKSGEHLLLMDADVLYDRRILERLVKTNISNSFLLDQDFEQGEEPVKLCVRDGYLVEFRKQIAPDLAYDFAGESVGFFRFEDEVALRLAERAEQYVANQRHEEPYEEVIRDLLLETPEVFGYEDITGLSWIEIDFPEDIKRAENEILPQLGA